The proteins below come from a single Oryzias latipes chromosome 14, ASM223467v1 genomic window:
- the prr7 gene encoding proline-rich protein 7: MVMSHGTYTFLACFAGFWLVWAAIVMLCCFCSFLQRRLKRRREERLREQCPRPAGADPLSCGPAGFPPAPHPTSRASWVSMLDTDVVGKPPCYEEAVLMEDPPPPYSEVLSDPRGGTYLKPAPPRVTAPPLRENRDSAEAFTPSACKHSAGGGVPDRGYFSLNRLPSSQRWDSLGHLLSNMDLNHNNLTPPRARSVQAATAMATMPRREPRTYKGQGPPGGPAEPQGVHTLRGLEPGCGMPTAFPLLGRSTAV, translated from the exons ATGGTGATGTCTCACGGCACCTACACCTTCCTGGCCTGTTTCGCCGGCTTCTGGTTGGTGTGGGCCGCCATCGTCATgctctgctgcttctgcagcttcctgcagcGCCGGCTGAAGCGGCGCCGCGAGGAGCGGTTGCGAGAGCAGTGTCCGCGGCCGGCCGGGGCCGATCCGCTCAGCTGTGGCCCCGCCGGGTTCCCGCCCGCCCCTCATCCCACCTCCAGAGCCTCATGGGTCTCCATGCTGG ACACAGATGTTGTCGGCAAGCCACCATGTTACGAGGAGGCGGTCCTGATGGAAGACCCTCCCCCTCCGTACAGCGAGGTGCTATCTGACCCACGAGGGGGGACCTACCTGAAGCCGGCTCCGCCTCGTGTCACGGCGCCGCCCTTGAGGGAAAACCGGGACTCGGCTGAGGCGTTCACGCCATCGGCCTGCAAACactctgctggggggggggttccggACCGGGGGTACTTCTCCCTCAACCGCCTGCCCTCCTCGCAGCGCTGGGACTCCCTGGGTCACCTCCTGTCCAACATGGACCTGAACCACAACAACCTCACCCCACCCAGAGCCCGGTCTGTTCAGGCAGCCACCGCCATGGCAACCATGCCTCGCAGAGAGCCCAGGACTTATAAGGGTCAGGGGCCCCCGGGGGGGCCAGCAGAGCCTCAGGGGGTCCACACACTGAGGGGCTTGGAGCCTGGCTGCGGCATGCCGACAGCCTTCCCTTTACTAGGCCGGAGCACGGCGGTCTGA